AGACCGCACCGACCGGATCGTGGGGGTGATGGGCGCCGAGCCAATCATCGACGCGCTGGATGCCGGGGCGGAGATCATCATCACCGGCCGGGCGTCGGACAGCGCCATCTTCGCGGCGCCTGCCCTGCGCGCGGGCTACCCGAAGGCGCTCGCCTACTGCCTGGGTAAACTCCTGGAGTGTGCTTCCTTCTGTGCCGAGCCCTACATGGGCAAGGAGACCGTCATCGGCACGATCACCGATGAGGACCTGGTGCTGGAGCCGATGCACCCGGGCCAGCGCTGCACGCCCGCGTCGGTCGCCGGGCACGCCATGTACGAGCGGATCGACCCGTTCACCGAAACGGTCGCGGCCGGGTCGCTCGACCTGCGGGAGATCCGGTATGAGGCAATCGACGAGCGGCGGACGCGCGTCACCGGCCCGCGGTTCATCGAGGCTCCGCGCCCGACGATCAAGCTGGAGGGTGCGGGCAAGGTCGGCGAGCGGGCGCTGGCGATCATGGGCATCCGCGACCCGATCACCCTCTCCTATCTGGACGAAGTGATCGCCTTCGCGCGGAAGAAGGTGGAGGAACGCTTCGGCCCGCCCGGCCAGCCCGGGGGCTACGAGCTCTTCTATCATGTCTTCGGCCGCAACGGCGTGATGGGCTACCTGGAGCCGACACCGGAGGTCGTCGGGCACGAGGTGGCCGTGGTTGTCGAAGCCGTGGCCCCGACCCGGGCGATGGCCGACGAGATCGCGGCGATGGGTTCACGCAACATGTTCTACGCCCGACTGCCGGTCGTGAAGGGCACCGCGGGCGGGGCGTCCTTCTTCTCCGATGAGGTGCTGGCGGCTCGGCCGGGCTACCAGTGGACGGTCGCCCACGTGCTGCCGGTCAACGACCCGCGTGAACTCTTCCGCACGCGACTGCTGACGGTGGGAGGGTAGGAGATCCGATGGCAGGAGAGACCGGCACCACGATGAAGCTGCGGGACATGGCGACGACGATCCGGAGCAAGAATGCCGGGGTCGACCACGTCACCTTCGACATCATCTTCCGGGAGCCGCGCTACTACGAGGCGGCGAAGCGGAGCGAGGCACTTACCCCGCAGCGCATCGCCGAGCTCTACCACATCCCGGTTGAGGACGTGGTCAGCTTCGCGGCCTTCGACCCGGCGCAGGCGATCAAGTTCACCATCCGGCGGCGACGCCCAGCCGGCAGTCCCGGCGAGCCCGATGCCTTCGGCTCGCAGATGTACCCGCCGCTCTTCGGCATCGAGATCGCGGTGAACGACGCCGATTGATCCACGGCCACAGCGTGGCTTCAGGAACGTCACCCCCAACAACCCACAAGCGGGAGGGAGCGCGCTCCCTCCCGCTTGTCGTATCGGACAATGCCGCGCCCGCGCTACTCCGCGACGACCGGGATTGTCTGGTAGGGGCTGGCGCACGGCAGGCCGTGGGCAATTTCCAGAAGGCGGTCTGCCGGGCGGAAGATGGTACAGGAGATCGTCTCTGAGGCGCGCTCCGGGGTGCGGTGGACGCAGATGGAGCCGACCGGGCCGTCGTGCCGCGCCATGAGAGCCCGCGCAAAGGCGGGATCGACCTGCCCGGCGGCCTCGGCGAGCGCGGTTTGGACGGCGGCATAGCGGCGGCGGGAGTGGTCGGCGGCGTCGGGCCAGGCCTCGATGTAGGCGTCCGCCAGCGCGGGAGAGACGAAGTGGTTGGTGGCCACCACGGCATCGCCCGCGCGACGCACGATGGCGCGCGTATGGTAGCCGCACTCGACGGTGGCGAGCGTGCCGTGAGCGTCGGCCAGGACGAGGTTGCCCGTGCCCTGCATCGGGACCGAGGCGAGGTACGCCAGCGCCGAGTCGACCGTCTCGTGTTCCTCCAGCACGTGGAGCATCAGGCTGTAGCGTGGCAGCCCGGGCCCCAGGTCGCGCGAGGGGACATGCGTGTCAGCGATCGCCAGACCGGCCGCGTTCATGCCGGAGCTGTAGACGCCGGGCGCGCCGGCGCTCGTCACCGCGCACCAGGGGATCCCCCGCTCGGGCCGGACGCGCAGGACGATCTGAAGTGACAGGTGATCGAGCCGGTAGTCGCGGTTCTTCACCAGGAGCGGGGTACCGTCCCGGGTCGCGGCGCCGCTGGCCGCCCAGGTAGTGCAGCCCTCCTCGGGGCCGGGGTGTCCGGCTCGGGCGAGATTGTGCAGGTAGGAGGCGGTCGCCGCGCCGAAGAGGACGTCCGGGTCGATGTCCATGCCTTCGGCCAGCCCGGCGATCTGCTCCAGCGTGGCCGGAGAGTGGCGCTCGAGAGCCGCGCGCAGTTCGGCGAGGCGCGCTCGGCGTGCCTCCGCCGGGAGCGGCACTTCAGCCTGGTGGCGTTCGGCGGCGGCGCGGATCATCGGCGCGAGCGACTGGACAGCCTGCCCGTGCTGGCGGCCGATCTCCCGGTGACTCCCGGCGACGTCGACGACGCGGATGGCGGCGCTCGCCGTGGCAGGCTCGCTCATCGGTTCCCTCCCGTGGTCGCCTCGGACGCGAAGAGGTGACAGGCGACGCCGTGGCCGTTCCGCTCCACCCAGCGCGGCACCTCGGTCTCGCAGATGCGGCCGATCTTGTAGGGGCAGCGGGTGTGGAAGCGGCAGCCGGACGGCGGGTTGGTCGGATCCGGCAAGTCGCCACGGAGGACGATTCGCTCGCGCGGTCGGCGCTCCAGTCGCGGGATGGCTGAGAGGAGCGCGCGGGTGTAGGGGTGCTGCGGATTCGCGTAGAGCTCGTCGGTGGGCGCCTGCTCGACGATCTTGCCGAGATACATCACCGCCACCCGGTCGCTGACGTGACGGACGACCGCCAGGTTGTGAGCCACAAAGAGGTACGAGAGCCCGTACTCCTCCTGCAGCTCCTCCAAGAGGTTCAGGATCTGCGCCTGAATCGACACGTCGAGCGAGGAAACTGGCTCGTCGGCGACGATGAAGCGCGGGCGGACGGCCAGGCTGCGGGCAATGCCGATGCGCTGCCGCTGGCCGCCGCTGAACTGGTGCGGGTAGGCGTCGAGGTGGCGCTCATTCAACCCCACCCGCCGCAACAGCGCCACGCTCTCGGCTTCCTGGGCGTAGTAGTCGCGCACACCCCGGCGCGCGAGCGGCACGGCCAGGATCTGGCGCACCGTCTTCCGCGGGTTGAGTGAGGCGTACGGGTTCTGGAAGACGATCTGCGCCTCCTGGCGGAAACGGGCCAGCCGCTCGCCGCTAGCGTTGTCGATGCGCTCTCCGTCGAAGTAGATCTCGCCGCTGGTCGGCTCATGCAGGCGCAGGAGGAGCCGACCCAGCGTCGTCTTGCCGCAGCCACTCTCGCCGACCAGGCCGAGTGTCTCTCCTCGACGGACCGCCAGATCGACCCCGGCGACCGCCTGAAGGACCGTCTCCTTCTCACGAGC
This genomic window from Sphaerobacter thermophilus DSM 20745 contains:
- a CDS encoding C45 family autoproteolytic acyltransferase/hydolase → MSEPATASAAIRVVDVAGSHREIGRQHGQAVQSLAPMIRAAAERHQAEVPLPAEARRARLAELRAALERHSPATLEQIAGLAEGMDIDPDVLFGAATASYLHNLARAGHPGPEEGCTTWAASGAATRDGTPLLVKNRDYRLDHLSLQIVLRVRPERGIPWCAVTSAGAPGVYSSGMNAAGLAIADTHVPSRDLGPGLPRYSLMLHVLEEHETVDSALAYLASVPMQGTGNLVLADAHGTLATVECGYHTRAIVRRAGDAVVATNHFVSPALADAYIEAWPDAADHSRRRYAAVQTALAEAAGQVDPAFARALMARHDGPVGSICVHRTPERASETISCTIFRPADRLLEIAHGLPCASPYQTIPVVAE
- a CDS encoding acyclic terpene utilization AtuA family protein, whose amino-acid sequence is MSTQRQMRLMSPTGHLGFTPIERGSFEIGLRHEPDAIVADSGSCDIGPYPLGSDQAHSPREWQMHDIELIVRGARELGIPAIIGSASDTGTDRGVDDYVAMVQEVVERERLGPVRVAAIYSEIDREFLRGLIRDGVEIAGLNGRPPLDEATLDRTDRIVGVMGAEPIIDALDAGAEIIITGRASDSAIFAAPALRAGYPKALAYCLGKLLECASFCAEPYMGKETVIGTITDEDLVLEPMHPGQRCTPASVAGHAMYERIDPFTETVAAGSLDLREIRYEAIDERRTRVTGPRFIEAPRPTIKLEGAGKVGERALAIMGIRDPITLSYLDEVIAFARKKVEERFGPPGQPGGYELFYHVFGRNGVMGYLEPTPEVVGHEVAVVVEAVAPTRAMADEIAAMGSRNMFYARLPVVKGTAGGASFFSDEVLAARPGYQWTVAHVLPVNDPRELFRTRLLTVGG
- a CDS encoding DUF4387 domain-containing protein; translation: MAGETGTTMKLRDMATTIRSKNAGVDHVTFDIIFREPRYYEAAKRSEALTPQRIAELYHIPVEDVVSFAAFDPAQAIKFTIRRRRPAGSPGEPDAFGSQMYPPLFGIEIAVNDAD
- a CDS encoding ABC transporter ATP-binding protein yields the protein MTATHDRTLVEARGVVKHFVSRPGIVARLIAREKETVLQAVAGVDLAVRRGETLGLVGESGCGKTTLGRLLLRLHEPTSGEIYFDGERIDNASGERLARFRQEAQIVFQNPYASLNPRKTVRQILAVPLARRGVRDYYAQEAESVALLRRVGLNERHLDAYPHQFSGGQRQRIGIARSLAVRPRFIVADEPVSSLDVSIQAQILNLLEELQEEYGLSYLFVAHNLAVVRHVSDRVAVMYLGKIVEQAPTDELYANPQHPYTRALLSAIPRLERRPRERIVLRGDLPDPTNPPSGCRFHTRCPYKIGRICETEVPRWVERNGHGVACHLFASEATTGGNR